The nucleotide sequence CCGCCCGCCACCAAAAAATCGACGAACTGGTAGGCGGTTGGCCCCATATCGCCAATGCCAAACGGACTGGGTAGAGAGGTGGGATGCAGTAAAATCCCACTCATGCGATCGAATGGCACAGTTTGTCCCCGCGAATATCTTCCAAAGTCTATCGCGTTAGAGCAATTTTCAGGTGGACCGCATACGCTCTAATACTCAAATCCAGAACCTCCAACCTCCTTCGGCACAGAAGATATACGACTCACCTTGAAAATGCTTTCTGTGGGACAGAGTTCTGCCGACGCCGCTTGAATTTCATATACTAGCTAGCGATAGTTACTTCGAAGTAGGTGTGTGACAGAACTCAATACGAGCATTCCCAGTACTCGCTGGCTGCAGGCGCTGATTCAAACCCATCGCACTGTAGAGATAAAACTCCAAACCTCCGATCTAATAGCGGGCAGCATCCAATGGATCGATCCCGATTGCATTTGTTTGATCGATAGTAGTGGGGCCGAGCAGTTGATCTGGCGGCAAGCGATCGCGATCGTGCGGCCCATTTGAGTGGAAGAGCAGCACCCGTAGAGGGTTGACCGGCTAGGGAAATCGGGGGGTCGAATGGGGAATGGCTCGACGCTCTATTCGGAGATCGCAGGGGTTCGGAGGGTCGACCAGTTAGCGGTACAGTGAACATCGCGTTTGAATGGGAGGCTCGATATGGAAGTCATTCCAGCTATTGACCTGCTGGGGGGGCGCTGCGTGCGCCTGTTTCAGGGGGATTACGATCGCTCGGAGGTGTTTGGGGACGATCCGGTGGCGATGGCCCGTCGTTGGGCTGATGCAGGGGCTACCCGCCTGCATTTGGTGGATCTGGACGGGGCGAAAACGGGAGAGCCGGTTAATTTTGAGGCGATTCGAGCGATTGTCTCCGCCCTCGATATCCCCGTGCAGGTGGGGGGAGGGGTGCGATCGCTGGTCACAGCCGAGCAACTGTTGGGCTTTGGGGTAGATCGCGTCATCGTGGGTACGCTGGCGGTGGAGCAGCCGGAGCTCTTAGCTCTGATGTGCGATCGCCATCCCCATCGCATTGCCGTCGGCATTGATGCCCGTAACGGCAAGGTGGCCACGCGGGGCTGGGTGGATACTACCGAGGTGAAGGCGACCGATTTGGTCGAGCAGGTTTGCCAGCATGCGATCGCCGCCATTATCTACACCGATATTCATCGCGACGGCACCCTCAGCGGCCCTAACATCGAACAACTGAGGGCGGTGACCGAGGTCTCGTCCGTTCCGGCGATCGCATCGGGGGGCATTAGTTCTATTACCGATCTGCTAGCCCTGCTCCCCCTATGCTCCCCAGGGCGGGCGGGGGCTGCCGTAGTCGGGGCGATCGTCGGCAAGGCTCTGTATGCAGGCAGCATTTCCCTTAAAGAAGCCCTGCAGGCAGTGGGGAACGGTCGCTGGCAAGATATACCGGAAACTTGGGCGGATGGCTCGGCCCTAGCTTAGTCTGGGGTCAGTCTGAAAGAACTACCAGACCTGAGTTCCAGGTTCGGGGATAGAAGGCGATCGAGCAGATTAAAAAGTAGTTAAACTTTTGTGTCCCCATTTAGGGGCTTCAGAAGTCTACGGTAAACTAATGCCATAACAAATCTGGTAGCACTCATCATATTCGCTGGAGCTCTTTGAATGTCTCACGCCGTTAAAATCTACGACACCTGTATTGGCTGCACCCAGTGCGTCCGCGCTTGTCCTACTGATGTTCTGGAAATGGTGCCCTGGGACGGTGGGAATAAGGCTGGCACTATTGCTGCTTCTCCCCGTACCGAAGATTGCGTTGGCTGCAAGCGTTGCGAAACGGCTTGCCCGACTGACTTTTTGAGTATCCGCGTCTATCTCGGTGCTGAGACCAGCCGCAGCATGGGATTGGCCTACTAAGGTTACAGAGAAGTTACTCCTTCACACTCATCAATAGGCGTCCATTAACTGGACGCCTTTCTTTGATGGATTTGCCTCTTAGGCATTTTCTCCATCAGAATTTACCGTTCGGAGAACCTCCAAGTATTCGGCCAGTTGTTTGAGTGAGGCAGCGGTTAAAGCTGTATCGAGTAGCTCCTCTAGCTGCACTACGGTCAGCTCCTGAAGTTGAGTCTGAAGTGAACTCGGAATAGAACCAAACCGACGTTCCATTAAACGCAGTAGCATACGGAGCGCTTCTTGTTGTCGCCCCTGTTCGAGCCCTTGTTCGAGCCCTTGTTCGAGCCCTTGTTCGAGCCCTTGTTCGAGCCCTTGTTCGAGCCCTTGTTCGAGCCCTCGTTCGAGCCCCTGTTCGAGCCCTTGTTCGAGCCCTTTGGCCAGACCGATTCTTTCCACACTGCTGATGTAAGGCATCCTCTGCTCCCGCTCGTAAGCTTGAATCTCCTCCCAAACCTCTTGCTCCAACTCCTCCGGCAATGCCATCACCCAATCGATGAAGTGAAAGAGCTGGATGATATCCTCGCGCTCGTAGCCCCGTTCGTACAGCCGCCGAATCAACCGCAGTTTCCACTGCAGGCGATCGCGCTCGTCCCCACGAGTGGCCTGCGCCTGCAGGTGAGCCATCGCAACGGTTGCAAACGGATTGCTGCTGGCCTCCAATTCGGCCCAGCGCTGCTTGTAGCCTAGCAACTTTGCTGTGAGAAAGCGGAATTCCAGGCGACAGCCCAAGACCTCGCGCACAAACTCGCTGGGCTGCCAGTTGGGACTGGTGTCGCAGAGGATGGCTAAACTCGCCACGGGGTGACCGTAGCGCTCGGCAATGCGGGTGTTGTAGATATACATGCGCTCGGGGAAAGAGTCATCTCTCTGGCCCTGCACTTCCACATGAATGAGAATCCACAGGTCCCGTCCGTCGAGCAGCCAAACCCGCACCAGTTTGTCCGCATAACGACGGCCCAATTCGGCATCGCGGGCGATCTGCTGGAGCTCTTTGTCGAGAAACTCGTAGGGACGCGACCAGTCGATTTGGGCCTGAGCGGCGGGGAAGAAGAGCCGGAGACAGGGCTCAAAATAGAGCTCCAGCATCTCCTTCCAGGGGGTATCGAAGTCTGCTCGGGGTGAGGTCATGTCTCGGGCGAACCACAACGTCTGACTCACTCTAGAGTACCGCTAGGGTAAGGTCGAGGCTGCTGATGGGCTCTCGCAATCTGCCAGCGGCGATCGCGAACTGCACTGACAGAGCTCGATCGCCCGGTAACTTCTGAGCTGGAAATCGCCTTAGATTGTGGGCGATCGAGCTGCCAGAAGCCGACTTGGCCCCTATGGATAGCGACTTGCAAATGCTCGTCCCCGATCTGTTGACAAATCCGCAGAAGTTGAACGTATTCGATCGCCCGACCGGCATCATCGAACCTTGTCAGCGGCCTCGGCTTGTCGAGCGCGAACCTCGTGCAGAAAAAAGTCCTCTAGGGATTGCTTGTGCTGGCGGAGCTCGACCAACTGAGCTCCCAATTGTTGCAGCATAGTCGTGCAGTCCCCCGTTTGACCCAGCCAATCTCCAGACCACAGTGCAGATTCGAGCGATGCGGAGGTAGGGGAGAGCAACTCCCAGTTTTGCAGTTGGCGGGAAAGTGATTCGAGCTCGCCGCCAATTCCCCGAACGCGATAGCCCGACTGGCTGGCTAAGAGTTCTTCTAGGGTGCCCTGCGCCACCATATCCCCTTGGATTAGCAAACCGACGCGATCGCAAATCGCTTCCACATCTGACAGAACGTGGCTGTTGAAAAAGACGGTTTTGCCTTGCCGCTTGAGATTGAGGATAATTTCCCTGAATTGAGCCCGACCCACCGGATCGAGGCCGGACATGGGTTCGTCGAGAAAAACCAGCTCGGGATTGTTAATCAGGGCTTGAGCCATTCCCACCCGCTGCATCATGCCCTTAGAGTATTTGCGCAACTGTCGATTGCGGGCGGTATCGACGGGCAAGCCGACTTCTTCTAACAGCTGCGGAATTCGCTCTTTTAAGACTTTGCGAGGGATTTGGAAGAGCTCTCCAGAAAATTGTAAAAACTCCCAGCCCGTCAAATAGTCGTACAGATAAGCGTTTTCGGGCAGATAGCCCACCTGTTGTTTAATGCTGGGATCGCCTAAGGGGCAATCGAGGATGGTGCCGCTACCGGAACTGGCTTGAATGATGCCGAGCAGGCATTTAATTGTGGTGGTTTTGCCCGCCCCATTGGGACCCAATAAACCGTAGGTTTCCCCTCGGGCAACCGTGAGGGTACAGTCTTTGAGCGGGGTGACAACTTTGTTCAGCCAAAAACCAGTACGATAAGTCTTGCTCAATCCTCGTACTGAGAGGGCAGCGTTCTGGGGAGATGGCGCTGAGGAGGGAGCAAGTACCTTTGGTGGATTTGTCGTTACAGCCATAGGAGAGTGCATGGACATTCACGTTAAAAGGTGCGTGTGGAGATAAGTCCAGCGAGAGCAAAGCGGCTCGTGCCGCCACGCCTTCTAGCGACCGACGCCGAGTCGATCCCCCCATCGAGTCTCAGTAGCAATCGTCAGCACGCACGGCAAGTTCTCACTGGCCTTCTGATTGAGTTAGTTTGCCCAAGTCGGCAGCAGCAATTGTCAGAACGGCAGCGGCAAAACTGGGTTAGAGGGTTAGTCACCGGACAGATTCGAGGACAATAGCAGCTTAGGGGCTCGGAAAAACCTTGGAGATCTGCTCGGGCCGCTCGCTGAGGCTATCCTGCTCGCTCGGTCGCCATACTCGATCTAGACCTGTATAAGTGACGCACTATGACCATTCGATTTGGGCGAGCGATTTGCGGTCACTTATCGGCAGCAGGCTCTCGCGAGTGGCTAGTCACTAATGGCATTGGGGGTTACGCCTGCGGCACGATCGCCGGACATCTAACCCGCCACTATCACGGCCTACTCGTGGCCGCCCTCGATCTTCCCCTACAACGCCACCTATTACTGACTCGATTGGAGGAAACAGCCACTGACCGACAGCAGATCTATCCCCTCTACACCAATTGCTGGGCGGATGGCGCAGTTGAACCTCGGGGCGATCGCCATATCGAGAGCTTTCAACTGGACGGTACAGTTCCCCACTGGACCTACGCGATCGCCGATGCCCGCTTGCACAAGCGCATTTGGATGCAAGCGGGCGAAAACACCACCTACATCAACTATTCCCTCCAGCGCACTCAATCTCCGATCGCCCTCTCCATCAAAGTGCTGGTCAACTACCGCGACCACCACGGCGGCAGCACTGAGGGAGACTGGCAGATCGAGCCGTTAGCCAATGGAATCTGCGTTCGAGCCTTTCCAGAGGCCACGCCGTTTTACATCTTGGCCCCGACAAATCATTTCGAACTCAAACGGGAATGGTATCGCAATTACTCGCTGGCAATGGAACAGTATCGCGGTACTGGCGATCGCGAGAATCATCTCCATGCCGCCACCCTCAATACCACTCTGAGGCCGGGGGAAAGCTTGACCCTTGCGGCCAGCACTCAGGCGTCACCGTCACTGGATGGGGAAAAAGCGCTGGGCGATCGTCGCGATCGCGATACGCACCTGCTGAACCGCTGGCAAGCTGTCGCGCCCAATCCCGACAGACCCGACTGGAGCGAACAGCTCGTCCTAGCTGCCGACCAATTTATCGTGGCTCGTCCGCTGCAGGGGGAGCCGGACGGTCAATCGGTGATTGCCGGATATCCCTGGTTTAGCGATTGGGGACGCGATCTGGCGATTGCTTTGCCCGGACTGGCGATCGCCACGGGCCGCCCCGAATTAGCCCGACCCATCCTGCGCACCTTTGCTCGCTATCTCGATCGGGGCATGTTGCCCAACGTCTTCCCCGAATCGGGGCAGCAACCGGAATACAACACCGTCGATGCCGTGCTGTGGTACTTCGAAGCCGTACGCGCTTATGTTGACGCGACTGACGACATCGACCTGCTCGAAGAAGTCTTTCC is from Synechococcus sp. PCC 7336 and encodes:
- the hisA gene encoding 1-(5-phosphoribosyl)-5-[(5-phosphoribosylamino)methylideneamino]imidazole-4-carboxamide isomerase, which codes for MEVIPAIDLLGGRCVRLFQGDYDRSEVFGDDPVAMARRWADAGATRLHLVDLDGAKTGEPVNFEAIRAIVSALDIPVQVGGGVRSLVTAEQLLGFGVDRVIVGTLAVEQPELLALMCDRHPHRIAVGIDARNGKVATRGWVDTTEVKATDLVEQVCQHAIAAIIYTDIHRDGTLSGPNIEQLRAVTEVSSVPAIASGGISSITDLLALLPLCSPGRAGAAVVGAIVGKALYAGSISLKEALQAVGNGRWQDIPETWADGSALA
- the psaC gene encoding photosystem I iron-sulfur center protein PsaC encodes the protein MSHAVKIYDTCIGCTQCVRACPTDVLEMVPWDGGNKAGTIAASPRTEDCVGCKRCETACPTDFLSIRVYLGAETSRSMGLAY
- a CDS encoding DUF4351 domain-containing protein, with product MTSPRADFDTPWKEMLELYFEPCLRLFFPAAQAQIDWSRPYEFLDKELQQIARDAELGRRYADKLVRVWLLDGRDLWILIHVEVQGQRDDSFPERMYIYNTRIAERYGHPVASLAILCDTSPNWQPSEFVREVLGCRLEFRFLTAKLLGYKQRWAELEASSNPFATVAMAHLQAQATRGDERDRLQWKLRLIRRLYERGYEREDIIQLFHFIDWVMALPEELEQEVWEEIQAYEREQRMPYISSVERIGLAKGLEQGLEQGLERGLEQGLEQGLEQGLEQGLEQGLEQGLEQGRQQEALRMLLRLMERRFGSIPSSLQTQLQELTVVQLEELLDTALTAASLKQLAEYLEVLRTVNSDGENA
- a CDS encoding ABC transporter ATP-binding protein, giving the protein MSKTYRTGFWLNKVVTPLKDCTLTVARGETYGLLGPNGAGKTTTIKCLLGIIQASSGSGTILDCPLGDPSIKQQVGYLPENAYLYDYLTGWEFLQFSGELFQIPRKVLKERIPQLLEEVGLPVDTARNRQLRKYSKGMMQRVGMAQALINNPELVFLDEPMSGLDPVGRAQFREIILNLKRQGKTVFFNSHVLSDVEAICDRVGLLIQGDMVAQGTLEELLASQSGYRVRGIGGELESLSRQLQNWELLSPTSASLESALWSGDWLGQTGDCTTMLQQLGAQLVELRQHKQSLEDFFLHEVRARQAEAADKVR
- a CDS encoding amylo-alpha-1,6-glucosidase → MTIRFGRAICGHLSAAGSREWLVTNGIGGYACGTIAGHLTRHYHGLLVAALDLPLQRHLLLTRLEETATDRQQIYPLYTNCWADGAVEPRGDRHIESFQLDGTVPHWTYAIADARLHKRIWMQAGENTTYINYSLQRTQSPIALSIKVLVNYRDHHGGSTEGDWQIEPLANGICVRAFPEATPFYILAPTNHFELKREWYRNYSLAMEQYRGTGDRENHLHAATLNTTLRPGESLTLAASTQASPSLDGEKALGDRRDRDTHLLNRWQAVAPNPDRPDWSEQLVLAADQFIVARPLQGEPDGQSVIAGYPWFSDWGRDLAIALPGLAIATGRPELARPILRTFARYLDRGMLPNVFPESGQQPEYNTVDAVLWYFEAVRAYVDATDDIDLLEEVFPALAETIDWHRRGTRYNIHLDPEDGLIYAGEPGVQLTWMDAKVGDWVVTPRTGKPIEIQALWYNALAIAATFARQLNKPQQEYRQLAEQCARGFQRFWSDSLGYCFDVLNTPDGDDSSLRPNQIFAVALPYKTLSSLPPLLAPDRQKAVVDTVARHLLTSYGLRSLSPTHPDYRGHYGGDAWQRDGAYHQGTVWGWLLGPFTSAHLAVYNDPIQAREWLAPIADHLADAGLGSVSEIFDGDPPHTPRGCFAQAWSVAEILRVWTQIEADRNP